A stretch of the Thunnus thynnus chromosome 7, fThuThy2.1, whole genome shotgun sequence genome encodes the following:
- the med29 gene encoding mediator of RNA polymerase II transcription subunit 29 has translation MASQQQQPGVPMSQPGLQQSATLQQQQQQQLSQQQDFDPVHRFKMLIPQLKESLQNLMKIASLNLAHNTSIDNGIKSSDATVQRFDKSLEEFYALCDQLELCLRLAYECLSQSIDSAKHSPNLVPTATKPDTVQTESMSYAQYLGMIKSQISCAKDIHNALLECSKKIAGKGQPQGIM, from the exons ATGGCTTCCCAACAGCAGCAACCCGGTGTGCCGATGTCTCAGCCCGGATTACAACAGTCTGCcacattacaacaacaacagcagcagcagttgagTCAACAGCAAGACTTTGATCCTGTTCATAGATTTAAAATGCTTATTCCACAGCTGAAAGAAAGTCTGCAG AATTTGATGAAGATTGCATCTCTGAATTTGGCCCACAATACGTCAATAGACAACGGCAT CAAAAGTAGCGACGCCACCGTTCAGCGCTTTGACAAAAGCCTGGAGGAGTTTTATGCCCTTTGCGATCAACTGGAGCTGTGTTTG CGGCTGGCATACGAGTGCCTCTCCCAGAGCATCGACAGTGCCAAACATTCACCCAACCTGGTTCCAACAGCCACCAAACCAGACACAGTGCAGACAGAGTCCATGTCTTATGCCCAGTACCTTGGCATGATCAAGTCTCAGATCTCCTGCGCCAAAGATATCCATAACGCTCTGCTGGAGTGTTCCAAGAAGATTGCAGGAAAAGGACAGCCTCAGGGTATCATGTAG
- the ppp2r1bb gene encoding serine/threonine-protein phosphatase 2A 65 kDa regulatory subunit A beta isoform — protein sequence MAGADGDDSLYPIAVLIDELRNEDVQLRLNSIKKLSTIALALGVERTRTELLPFLTDTIYDEDEVLLALAEQLGNFTMLVGGPEYVHCLLPPLESLATVEETVVRDKAVESLRKISQEHSPVDLEVHFEPLVKRLASGDWFTSRTSACGLFSVCYPRVSSTVKAEIRQHFRTLCSDDTPMVRRAAASKLGEFAKVLELDYVKSDIISLFTALASDEQDSVRLLAVEACVSIATLLPQEDLETLVMPTLRQAAEDKSWRVRYMVADKFSELQKAVGPEITKNDLVPAFQNLLKDCEAEVRAAAANKVKEFCENLPEDNREQIIMTHILPCVKELVSDTNQHVKSALASVIMGLSTILGKDNTIEHLLPLFLAQLKDECPEVRLNIISNLDCVNEVIGIRQLSQSLLPAIVELAEDAKWRVRLAIIEYMPLLAGQLGVEFFDEKLNTLCMAWLIDHVYAIREAATCNLMKLVEKFGAEWAQNTIVPKVLGMANDPNYLHRMTTLFCINALSEACGQDITTKQMLPVVLKMSNDQVANVRFNVAKSLQKIGPVLDSNALQTEVKPVLEKLATDTDMDVKYFAQEAISVLALA from the exons ATGGCAGGAGCTGATGGAGACGATTCTCTCTACCCTATCGCAGTTCTCATTGATGAACTGCGAAATGAGGATGTTCAG TTGCGACTGAACAGCATCAAGAAGCTGTCCACTATTGCTTTGGCCCTTGGTGTAGAGAGGACTCGCACTGAACTCCTTCCTTTCCTCACAG ACACCATCTATGATGAAGATGAGGTGCTCTTGGCCTTGGCTGAGCAACTTGGCAATTTCACCATGTTGGTGGGAGGGCCAGAGTATGTCCACTGTCTCCTG CCGCCTCTGGAGAGCCTAGCAACAGTGGAGGAGACTGTAGTCAGAGATAAAGCCGTGGAGTCTCTGCGGAAGATCTCTCAGGAGCACTCTCCAGTTGACCTGGAGGTCCATTTTGAGCCCTTGGTCAAGCGATTGGCCAGTGGTGACTGGTTCACTTCTCGCACATCTGCCTGTGGCCTCTTTAGCGTCTGTTATCCCCGTGTCTCCAGCACGGTCAAGGCTGAGATCCGCCA GCATTTCCGCACTTTGTGCTCAGATGACACTCCTATGGTGCGCCGTGCTGCAGCATCTAAACTGGGGGAGTTTGCCAAAGTCCTGGAGCTGGATTATGTAAAAAGTGACATCATTTCCCTCTTCACTGCTCTGGCCTCTGATGAGCAG GACTCCGTGCGGCTGCTTGCAGTGGAAGCTTGTGTCAGCATTGCCACTCTGCTGCCTCAGGAGGACCTGGAGACCCTTGTGATGCCAACCCTGCGCCAGGCTGCAGAGGACAAGTCCTGGAGGGTTCGCTACATGGTGGCTGACAAGTTCTCTGAG CTCCAGAAAGCAGTGGGTCCAGAGATCACCAAGAACGATCTGGTCCCGGCCTTCCAGAATCTCTTGAAGGACTGTGAAGCTGAGGTTCGTGCTGCAGCAGCCAACAAAGTCAAAG AATTCTGTGAGAACCTCCCAGAGGACAATCGTGAGCAAATCATCATGACTCACATTCTGCCGTGCGTCaag GAACTTGTTTCAGACACCAACCAGCATGTGAAGTCAGCCCTCGCCTCAGTCATTATGGGCCTTTCGACCATCCTGGGCAAGGACAACACAATAGAGCACTTACTGCCTCTTTTCCTGGCTCAGCTCAAGGACGAG TGCCCTGAGGTGCGTCTCAACATCATTTCCAACCTAGACTGTGTGAATGAGGTGATTGGCATCCGTCAGCTCTCCCAGTCTCTGCTGCCGGCCATTGTGGAGCTAGCAGAGGACGCAAAGTGGAGGGTCCGCCTAGCCATCATAGAGTACATGCCCCTGTTGGCAGGCCAGCTG GGAGTGGAATTCTTCGACGAGAAGCTCAACACTCTTTGTATGGCCTGGCTTATTGACCATG TGTATGCCATCCGTGAGGCAGCTACCTGTAACCTCATGAAGCTGGTGGAGAAGTTCGGAGCCGAGTGGGCTCAGAACACCATCGTGCCCAAAGTGCTGGGCATGGCCAATGACCCCAATTACCTGCACAGGATGACCACTCTATTCTGCATCAAC GCTTTGTCAGAGGCTTGTGGCCAGGACATCACCACTAAGCAGATGCTACCAGTGGTCCTCAAGATGTCCAATGACCAGGTGGCCAACGTACGCTTCAATGTGGCTAAGTCCCTTCAGAAGATCGGCCCCGTCCTCGACAGCAA TGCCCTTCAAACAGAAGTGAAGCCAGTGCTGGAGAAACTggccacagacacagacatggaTGTCAAGTACTTTGCCCAGGAGGCTATCAGTG TTCTGGCCCTGGCATAA